In one Micromonospora polyrhachis genomic region, the following are encoded:
- a CDS encoding NAD kinase — translation MSRTALLVTHTGRRRSTEHARTVAADLITAGFEVRVVAEEADDLHLPGVLPVSGPTAAEGAEIVIALGGDGTFLRAADLARPAKAPLLGINLGKVGFLAEAEIDDLDLAVRDVVSRNYTVDERLTLDVTADFDGGPAIESWALNEVSVEKGERAQMLELLVDVDGRPLSRYGCDGVVCATPTGSTAYAFSAGGPVVWPEVEALLLVPISAHALFSRPLVTAPTSTFSITVDPFTTLAVLCCDGRRVYDLPPGARVSVRRGDLPVRVVRLRPRPFTDRLVAKFGLPVHGWRGSRR, via the coding sequence ATGAGCCGTACCGCGCTGTTGGTGACGCACACCGGACGGCGGCGTAGCACCGAGCATGCCCGGACCGTGGCGGCGGATCTGATCACGGCTGGTTTCGAGGTGCGGGTCGTGGCTGAGGAGGCCGACGATCTGCATCTGCCCGGGGTGCTCCCGGTGAGCGGGCCGACCGCCGCCGAGGGTGCGGAGATCGTGATCGCCCTCGGCGGTGACGGTACGTTCCTGCGCGCGGCCGACCTGGCTCGGCCGGCCAAGGCGCCGCTGCTGGGGATCAATCTCGGCAAGGTCGGGTTTCTCGCTGAAGCGGAGATCGACGACCTGGACCTGGCGGTCCGGGACGTGGTGAGCCGTAACTACACAGTGGATGAGCGGCTCACCCTTGACGTGACGGCCGACTTCGACGGCGGGCCGGCGATCGAGTCGTGGGCGCTGAACGAGGTCAGCGTCGAGAAGGGCGAGCGCGCCCAGATGCTGGAACTGCTCGTCGACGTGGACGGGCGGCCGCTGTCCCGGTACGGCTGTGATGGTGTGGTCTGCGCCACCCCGACCGGCTCGACCGCCTATGCCTTCTCGGCTGGCGGTCCGGTCGTCTGGCCGGAGGTGGAGGCGTTGCTGCTGGTGCCGATCAGCGCGCACGCGCTGTTCAGCCGGCCGTTGGTGACCGCCCCCACCTCCACCTTCTCGATCACGGTGGACCCGTTTACCACGTTGGCGGTGCTGTGCTGTGACGGTCGGCGGGTCTACGACCTGCCACCGGGGGCGCGGGTCAGCGTCCGACGGGGAGACCTGCCAGTCCGTGTGGTCCGGCTGCGGCCTCGGCCGTTCACCGACCGGTTGGTGGCCAAGTTCGGGCTGCCGGTGCACGGCTGGCGGGGTAGCCGCCGCTGA
- a CDS encoding TlyA family RNA methyltransferase: MARRTRLDAELVRRGLARSREQAAALVEAGRVQVRGVTARKVAAMVDPADAVRVVGEDPTQEYVSRGGHKLAGALAVFVPDGLRVAQRRCLDAGASTGGFTDVLLRSGVCEVVAVDVGYGQLAWSLRSDERVRVFERTNVRTLTPEAVGGPVALTVADLSFISLRLVLPALAGCTEPDGDLVLMVKPQFEVGKERVGAGGVVRDPGLRAEAVLDVAAAAFDLGLGLAGVAASPLPGPSGNVEFFVWLRRGAPAVDEQRVRDVVEAGPVHLLSEQPHAGGSVTGAPPVGEASR; encoded by the coding sequence ATGGCACGTCGTACCCGGCTTGATGCCGAACTAGTCCGTCGCGGCCTGGCCCGATCACGTGAGCAGGCCGCCGCGCTGGTGGAGGCCGGCCGGGTCCAAGTGCGCGGGGTGACGGCCCGCAAGGTGGCGGCCATGGTGGATCCCGCCGACGCGGTCCGGGTGGTCGGGGAGGATCCGACCCAGGAGTACGTCTCCCGAGGCGGGCACAAGCTCGCCGGCGCGCTGGCCGTCTTCGTACCTGACGGGTTGCGGGTTGCCCAGCGGCGCTGCCTCGATGCAGGCGCCTCGACCGGGGGGTTCACCGACGTGCTGCTCCGGTCCGGGGTGTGCGAAGTGGTGGCGGTCGATGTGGGGTACGGCCAGCTCGCCTGGTCGCTGCGCAGTGACGAGCGGGTACGGGTCTTCGAGCGCACCAACGTACGTACCCTGACGCCGGAGGCCGTCGGCGGCCCGGTCGCGCTTACCGTGGCCGACCTGTCGTTCATCTCGCTACGCCTGGTGCTGCCGGCGCTGGCCGGCTGTACCGAGCCGGATGGCGACCTGGTGCTCATGGTCAAGCCGCAGTTCGAGGTCGGCAAGGAGCGGGTCGGTGCGGGTGGGGTGGTACGCGACCCGGGGCTGCGGGCGGAGGCAGTGCTCGACGTCGCGGCTGCGGCCTTCGACCTCGGGCTTGGTCTGGCCGGGGTGGCGGCCAGCCCGTTACCCGGACCGAGCGGCAATGTGGAGTTCTTCGTGTGGTTGCGGCGCGGTGCCCCAGCCGTCGACGAGCAGCGGGTACGGGATGTTGTCGAGGCCGGTCCGGTCCATCTGCTGTCGGAGCAGCCACATGCCGGGGGGTCGGTGACCGGCGCACCGCCGGTGGGGGAGGCGAGCCGATGA
- a CDS encoding phasin family protein: protein MQDAWRAYLELALGLTEASRKRAQTVARKLVGSSGATAAQLQALAEELVSTGLANREALTKIIRFEVDRALGVVGLATADEVAELTNRVRQLESELQEAKTAVSAATSAPAAPTGRLAAGAAGAASGFSPAKQTAAKKTAAKSAVAKKAAVKKVAAKQVAKKAVAKKTVAKKTVATQVTAKKAGPPPAIESNSPRKLPPGTGAA, encoded by the coding sequence ATGCAGGATGCATGGCGGGCCTATCTGGAGCTGGCCCTGGGGTTGACGGAGGCGTCGAGGAAGCGGGCGCAGACGGTCGCTCGGAAGCTGGTGGGCTCCAGTGGCGCTACCGCTGCCCAGCTGCAGGCGCTGGCTGAGGAGCTGGTCTCCACCGGGCTGGCCAACCGGGAGGCGTTGACGAAGATCATCCGTTTCGAGGTCGACCGGGCGTTGGGCGTCGTGGGCCTGGCTACGGCCGACGAGGTGGCCGAGCTCACGAATCGGGTCCGCCAGCTGGAGAGCGAGTTGCAGGAGGCCAAGACCGCGGTCTCGGCCGCGACCAGCGCCCCCGCCGCGCCTACCGGAAGGCTCGCGGCAGGTGCAGCGGGGGCAGCTTCCGGGTTTTCACCGGCCAAGCAGACGGCCGCGAAGAAGACGGCAGCCAAGTCGGCGGTTGCGAAGAAGGCTGCTGTCAAGAAGGTGGCGGCCAAGCAGGTGGCGAAGAAGGCCGTTGCCAAGAAGACGGTCGCGAAGAAGACTGTGGCGACGCAGGTAACCGCCAAGAAGGCCGGACCACCGCCGGCCATCGAGTCGAACTCGCCCCGCAAGCTGCCGCCGGGGACTGGTGCGGCGTGA
- a CDS encoding SCP2 sterol-binding domain-containing protein — MASVDECRQALQELASRLEANAERNGMVNLDRTLACRLTDLGTAFHGRISGGRLIGLEDGDDPKAKIALSTTSDDLITLVQGRLDLPKALAARRVSISASPFDLLKLRKLI; from the coding sequence GTGGCCAGCGTGGACGAGTGCCGGCAGGCGTTACAGGAGCTGGCGAGCCGGCTGGAAGCCAACGCCGAGCGCAACGGAATGGTCAACCTCGACCGCACACTGGCCTGTCGACTCACCGACCTCGGCACCGCGTTCCACGGCCGGATCAGCGGTGGACGACTGATCGGTCTGGAGGACGGCGACGACCCGAAGGCGAAGATCGCTCTCAGTACGACGAGCGATGATCTGATCACCCTGGTCCAGGGACGGCTCGACCTGCCGAAGGCGCTCGCCGCACGACGGGTGTCGATCAGCGCAAGCCCGTTCGACCTGCTCAAGCTGCGCAAGCTGATCTGA
- a CDS encoding HAD-IIA family hydrolase encodes MSSVSRERLVDGYDLLIFDLDGVVYLIDRPIPGAVEAISQLHAEGRKLAYATNNASRRSSEVAALLTGMGIVARTEEVLTSAAATAEVLAERLAPGTPVLVVGAEALRAEVTAAGLVPVGRADDAPEAVVQGYGPQVGWTELAEASVAVRAGALWIATNADRTLPSPRGPLPGNGSLLAVLRTALDRDPDLVVGKPEPTLFHTAAHRVGASRPLVVGDRLDTDIEGAVQAGMDSLLVLTGVSTAADLLAAASTTRPTYVAHDLGGLFDLAGVVRLPSSPEYSAERYTNGWRIAGGDGARQLTGEGSALDALALLCAEAWGGGEPVRGGGEAAREVLREFGLPY; translated from the coding sequence GTGAGTAGCGTTTCCCGGGAGCGGCTGGTCGACGGGTACGACCTTCTCATCTTCGATCTGGATGGCGTGGTCTACCTGATCGACCGGCCGATTCCCGGTGCGGTCGAGGCGATCTCTCAACTGCACGCCGAGGGGCGAAAGTTGGCCTACGCGACGAACAACGCCTCGCGTCGATCGTCGGAGGTGGCCGCGCTTCTCACCGGGATGGGGATCGTAGCCCGTACCGAAGAGGTGCTCACCTCGGCCGCGGCGACGGCGGAGGTGTTGGCCGAGCGGCTGGCTCCCGGCACACCGGTGTTGGTGGTGGGCGCGGAGGCCCTGCGTGCCGAGGTGACTGCCGCCGGTCTGGTGCCGGTCGGCCGGGCCGATGATGCCCCAGAAGCGGTCGTGCAGGGGTACGGGCCTCAGGTCGGTTGGACCGAGTTGGCCGAAGCCTCGGTGGCGGTACGCGCCGGGGCCCTCTGGATCGCTACCAACGCCGACCGTACTCTGCCCAGCCCTCGCGGTCCGCTCCCCGGCAACGGCTCGCTGCTGGCGGTGCTGCGTACCGCCCTGGACCGGGATCCGGACCTGGTGGTGGGTAAGCCCGAGCCGACGCTGTTCCACACGGCCGCGCATCGGGTCGGGGCCAGTCGCCCACTGGTGGTCGGTGATCGACTCGATACCGACATCGAGGGGGCGGTCCAGGCTGGAATGGACAGCCTGCTGGTGCTGACCGGGGTGAGTACGGCGGCGGATCTGCTCGCCGCCGCGTCGACGACCCGACCCACCTATGTGGCGCATGATCTGGGCGGGCTGTTCGACCTGGCGGGCGTGGTGCGACTGCCCAGCTCACCGGAGTACTCCGCCGAGAGGTATACGAACGGGTGGCGGATTGCCGGTGGGGATGGGGCGCGGCAACTGACCGGGGAAGGATCAGCTCTCGACGCCCTTGCATTGTTGTGTGCGGAGGCGTGGGGCGGAGGCGAGCCGGTGCGTGGGGGCGGCGAGGCCGCTCGCGAGGTTCTCCGGGAGTTCGGGCTCCCGTACTGA
- a CDS encoding Replicase polyprotein 1ab gives MARHLVATGQLIDEVPQEALAHALAARRLASRIAVVREAVGLAAYHAGEWQTAISELRTYHRMSGRQSHLAVLADCERALGRPERAVDLYRGADREALDQAGAIELLIVAAGARSDMGQGDAAVAMLQVRELTSEPAEPWTARLRYAYADSLLSVGRREEAREWFARAADADQDAATDAAERLLELDGVVLEGDDEDEDEAEDELTAEAEAESDQLSVEDKDADVAAAPAPAAVADQERSVTAVDPSGTDADVAAAQPEQSPERPGSDLS, from the coding sequence GTGGCGCGGCACCTGGTGGCAACCGGACAGTTGATCGACGAGGTGCCGCAGGAAGCACTGGCCCATGCGCTGGCCGCGCGTCGACTTGCCTCGCGTATCGCTGTGGTACGGGAGGCGGTCGGGCTGGCCGCGTACCACGCGGGCGAGTGGCAGACGGCGATCTCCGAGTTGCGGACGTACCACAGGATGAGCGGTCGACAGAGCCACCTTGCCGTCCTAGCTGACTGTGAGCGCGCGTTGGGGCGTCCGGAACGAGCGGTCGACCTCTACCGAGGGGCTGACCGGGAGGCACTCGACCAGGCAGGCGCGATCGAACTGCTGATCGTCGCTGCCGGGGCCCGCTCCGACATGGGCCAGGGCGACGCGGCGGTGGCGATGCTCCAGGTACGTGAGCTGACCAGTGAGCCGGCCGAGCCGTGGACGGCCCGCTTGCGTTACGCATACGCCGACTCGCTGCTGTCCGTCGGCCGTCGGGAGGAGGCCCGGGAGTGGTTTGCTCGGGCGGCGGACGCGGACCAGGACGCCGCCACTGACGCGGCAGAGCGGCTGCTGGAGCTCGACGGTGTGGTCCTGGAAGGTGACGACGAGGACGAGGACGAGGCCGAGGACGAGCTGACCGCGGAAGCAGAGGCGGAGTCCGACCAGCTCTCGGTGGAGGACAAGGACGCCGACGTGGCTGCGGCTCCGGCGCCGGCTGCCGTAGCTGATCAGGAGCGGTCGGTCACGGCCGTCGACCCCAGCGGCACCGATGCCGACGTTGCGGCAGCTCAGCCAGAGCAGTCCCCAGAGCGCCCGGGGTCGGATCTGTCGTGA